A portion of the Polaribacter cellanae genome contains these proteins:
- a CDS encoding cupin domain-containing protein has translation MSVINIQEKFNLFSDYWSPKKIGELNEQQILLAKIKGEFVFHKHDNEDELFMVQKGVLEIHLRDKIITINEGEFYIVPKGVEHKPVAKEEVFILLFEPLTTKHTGDIVANITVEAYESI, from the coding sequence ATGAGTGTAATTAATATTCAAGAGAAATTCAATTTATTTTCAGATTATTGGTCGCCAAAGAAAATAGGAGAATTAAACGAACAACAGATTTTATTAGCCAAAATAAAAGGAGAATTTGTTTTTCATAAGCACGACAATGAAGACGAGCTTTTTATGGTACAAAAAGGCGTTTTAGAAATCCATTTAAGAGATAAAATTATTACGATTAACGAAGGCGAGTTTTATATTGTTCCAAAAGGAGTGGAGCATAAACCAGTTGCCAAAGAAGAAGTTTTTATTTTGTTGTTTGAGCCACTTACTACAAAACACACTGGCGATATTGTTGCAAATATTACTGTGGAAGCATATGAATCTATTTAA